A single genomic interval of Artemia franciscana unplaced genomic scaffold, ASM3288406v1 Scaffold_1405, whole genome shotgun sequence harbors:
- the LOC136042515 gene encoding serine/threonine-protein phosphatase 6 regulatory ankyrin repeat subunit B-like, whose translation MFKTNLKHKEYEMGAFSNMEDEENKLNTSEKPNNKGTNLNVKERDKKTDLRHPNTKRTLGKCTLLLSNEVDQYFEEQGLEGKEKLAKRRKIAMFDKEEVNSSLNRAVREGDLEGAKELINSFGLSYIKEWSDGYVLLCQALINKNTAIAKLLLNHDCKVNIENGPYAGFGRIIPFKIIKNRKLTDTPLHLAVISGDLEVIKMVLGKGADVNARNNNGERPIHLAAHCGHTQTVECLLRSGADVNARGIDDNSPLNSAAFRGHTHTAECLLRSGADVNARSIYDTSPLHLAAIRGHTKTAECLLRSGADVNARNIYGKSPLHFAAFHRHTQTAECLSRCGAEVNARDVNDKSPLHLATFRGHTQTAECLLRCGAEVNARDVNDRSPFHLAAFHGHTQTAECLLTCGAEVNARDVNDRSPLHLAAFRGHTQTAECLLRSGADVNATNINGERSIHLAAFCGHTKTAECLLRSGADVNVRNIYGKSPLHLAAFHGHTQTAERLSRCGAEVNARDVNDKSPLHLATFRGHTQTAECLLRCGAEVNARDVNDRSPLHLAAFNGHTQTAECLSRCGAEVNARDVNDKSPLHLAALHGHSPTVECLLRCGAEVNARDVNDRSPLHLAAFREHTQTAECLLRSGADVNARDVYGKSPLHLVAHCGHTQTVECLLRSGADVNARGIDDNSPLHSAAFRGHTQTAECLLRSGADVNARNINGERSIHLAAHCGHTQTVECLLRCGAEVNARDVNDRSPLHLAAFHGHTQTAECLLRSGAYVNVRDIDDKSPLHLAALHGHQKTVEYLLKSGADVNASDIDDESPLHLAVLNVQLSSISGSETNVYSRPRDKDDITSLHVVATLLKHGADINITNKNYSTAFNFAVNDLASYLAYHVLKMIAANLYVSERNKSLLVQALSCSQWGQCERELQQMKSEIIFCNISFYDIFIKGISLTELYTMNENSLKSLLKSANWEAKFPICKTIIASHFRKSIERKVLLELANRSFNFLFNRFAELPHECSEQILNYLSTENLNNLIDASELHDNS comes from the coding sequence ATGTTTAAGACCAATTTAAAACATAAAGAATATGAAATGGGCGCATTTTCAAACATGGAAGATgaagaaaataaactgaatactTCTGAAAAACCGAATAATAAGGGAACTAACCTGAATGTGAAAGAGAGGGATAAGAAAACAGATTTGCGTCATCCTAATACTAAGAGAACACTGGGTAAATGTACACTGCTGTTGAGCAACGAAGTCgatcaatattttgaagaacaaggattggagggcaaggaaaaattggcaaaaagaaggaaaatagcCATGTTCGATAAGGAGGAAGTAAACAGTAGTTTAAATCGTGCAGTTCGTGAAGGAGACCTAGAAGGAGCAAAGGAGCTAATCAACTCTTTTGGGCTGTCTTACATCAAAGAATGGTCAGATGGATACGTGCTACTTTGTCAAGCTCTGATTAACAAAAACACAGCAATtgctaaattacttttaaatcaCGATTGTAAAGTCAACATTGAAAATGGTCCGTACGCTGGCTTCGGAAGAATTATTCCATTTAAgattattaaaaatagaaaacttacTGATACGCCACTTCATCTGGCAGTTATTAGTGGTGATTTAGAAGTTATTAAGATGGTTTTAGGTAAAGGTGCTGATGTTAATGCGAGAAATAATAATGGTGAAAGACCAATTCATTTAGCAGCTCATTGTGGGCACACACAAacagttgaatgtcttttaaggTCTGGTGCGGATGTTAATGCAAGAGGCATAGATGACAATAGTCCACTTAATTCAGCAGCTTTTCGtggacacacacacacagctgAATGCCTTTTAAGGTCTGGTGCGGATGTTAATGCAAGAAGCATATATGACacaagtccacttcatttagcagctatTCGTGGACACACAAAAACAGCTGAATGTCTTTTAAGGTCTGGTGCGGATGTTAATGCAAGAAACATTTATGGcaaaagtccacttcattttgcAGCTTTTcatagacacacacaaacagctgAATGTCTTTCAAGGTGTGGCGCGGAAGTTAATGCAAGAGACGTTAATGAcaaaagtccacttcatttagcaacTTTTCGtggacacacacaaacagctgAATGTCTTTTAAGGTGTGGTGCGGAAGTTAATGCAAGAGACGTTAATGACAGAAGTCCATTTCATTTAGCAGCTTTTCAtggacacacacaaacagctgAATGTCTTTTAACGTGTGGTGCGGAAGTTAATGCAAGAGACGTTAATGAcagaagtccacttcatttagcagcttttcgtggacacacacaaacagctgAATGCCTTTTAAGGTCTGGTGCGGATGTTAATGCGACAAATATTAATGGTGAAAGATCAATTCATTTAGCAGCTTTTTGTGGACACACAAAAACAGCTGAATGTCTTTTAAGGTCTGGTGCGGATGTTAATGTAAGAAACATTTATGGcaaaagtccacttcatttagcagcttttcatggacacacacaaacagctgAACGTCTTTCAAGGTGTGGCGCGGAAGTTAATGCAAGAGACGTTAATGAcaaaagtccacttcatttagcaacTTTTCGtggacacacacaaacagctgAATGTCTTTTAAGGTGTGGTGCGGAAGTTAATGCAAGAGACGTTAATGAcagaagtccacttcatttagcagcttttaatggacacacacaaacagctgAATGTCTTTCAAGGTGTGGCGCGGAAGTTAATGCAAGAGACGTTAATGAcaaaagtccacttcatttagcagctctTCATGGACACTCACCAacagttgaatgtcttttaaggTGTGGTGCGGAAGTTAATGCAAGAGACGTTAATGAcagaagtccacttcatttagcagcttttcgtgaacacacacaaacagctgAATGTCTTTTAAGGTCTGGTGCGGATGTTAATGCAAGAGACGTTTATGGcaaaagtccacttcatttagtaGCTCATTGTGGGCACACACAAacagttgaatgtcttttaaggTCTGGTGCGGATGTTAATGCAAGAGGCATAGATGACAATAGTCCACTTCATTCAGCAGCTTTTCGtggacacacacaaacagctgAATGCCTTTTAAGGTCTGGTGCGGATGTTAATGCGAGAAATATTAATGGTGAAAGATCAATTCATTTAGCAGCTCATTGTGGGCACACACAAacagttgaatgtcttttaaggTGTGGTGCGGAAGTTAATGCAAGAGACGTTAATGAcagaagtccacttcatttagcagcttttcatggacacacacaaacagctgAATGTCTTTTAAGGTCTGGTGCGTATGTTAATGTAAGAGACATAGATGAcaaaagtccacttcatttagcagctttaCATGGGCACCAAAAAACTGTTGAATATCTTTTAAAGTCTGGTGCAGATGTTAATGCAAGTGACATAGATGAcgaaagtccacttcatttagcagttTTAAATGTACAATTATCAAGTATTTCGGGATCAGAAACCAATGTCTATAGTAGGCCTCGAGACAAGGATGACATAACGTCACTTCATGTTGTTGCAACTCTTCTGAAGCATGGAGCTGACATAAATattacgaataaaaattacagcaCAGCGTTTAATTTTGCTGTTAATGATCTTGCTTCATATCTTGCATACCACGTATTAAAAATGATTGCGGCAAACTTATATGTAAGTGAAAGAAACAAATCACTCTTAGTCCAGGCTCTTTCCTGTTCACAATGGGGTCAGTGTGAAAGAGAACTACAGCAAATGAAGAGTGagataatattttgtaatatttcgtTCTATGACATTTTTATTAAAGGAATAAGCTTAACTGAATTATACACGATGAATGAAAATTCCTTGAAAAGCTTACTGAAATCAGCAAATTGGGAAGCAAAATTTCCTATATGTAAAACCATAATTGCTAGCCATTTCAGAAAGAGTATAGAAAGGAAAGTGTTGCTTGAACTAGCCAATAGAAGCTTCAATTTTCTCTTTAACAGATTTGCTGAGTTACCACATGAATGTTCTGAACAGATACTGAACTATCTAAGCACTGAAAACTTGAACAATTTGATAGATGCTTCTGAGCTTCATGACAACAGTTGA